The stretch of DNA GTAACAAACAATGTTTCGGCAGTGGCCCGTCACAGTGAAGTTCGGCGTGATATGACACGCCGCCAGCAGCAATTAGCGGCCAGAGGCGGCGTTGTGATGGATGGGCGTGATATTGGTACAAGTGTGCTTCCGGAGGCGGATGTTAAGATTTTTCTGCTGGCTGGTGTGGATGAGCGCGCAAAGCGCCGCCATACTGAAAATTTGAAAAAAGGATTTTCATCTGATTTGGAGAATTTAAAAAGAGAGATTGCCGCACGCGACAAAATGGATACAGAGAGGGAAGAGTCACCGCTTAAAAAAGCGGAAGGTGCGATTGAAATTGACACGACACATATGTCGATTGAAGAGGTAGCTGAGGCGATTATGGCTGCAGCAGGAGCGGGGGAGTAAAATGGTCACTTTTTATACATTCGCTAAAACAGTCGTAAAATCTATTTTAACCCCCGCCTACCGAATTCATATTAAAGGTCATGAACATTTTCCGAAAGAAGGCGGGGTGCTTCTTTGTGCAAACCACATTGATAATCTCGATCCGCCGATTGTAGGCATTACTTCTAAACGTCCCGTTCGCTTTATGGGGAAAGAAGAATTGTTTAAAAAGAAGTGGATGGGGAAATTAATGAAAGAACTGAATGTTTTTCCGGTAAAGCGCGGCATGAGTGACCGGGAAGCCATTCGAACTGGTTTGAAAATTTTAAAAGAAGGACAAGTTCTGGGACTTTTTCCGGAAGGCACGCGTTCGAAAAACGGCGAGTTAGGGAAAGGACTTGCCGGTGC from Domibacillus sp. DTU_2020_1001157_1_SI_ALB_TIR_016 encodes:
- the cmk gene encoding (d)CMP kinase, with the protein product MEKQLQIAIDGPAAAGKSTAAKIVAERLSYIYIDTGAMYRAITHKALKHNIDVEDGEALGKLLAETTISLKQGENGQIVLVDGEDVTEVIRTDEVTNNVSAVARHSEVRRDMTRRQQQLAARGGVVMDGRDIGTSVLPEADVKIFLLAGVDERAKRRHTENLKKGFSSDLENLKREIAARDKMDTEREESPLKKAEGAIEIDTTHMSIEEVAEAIMAAAGAGE
- a CDS encoding lysophospholipid acyltransferase family protein, which translates into the protein MVTFYTFAKTVVKSILTPAYRIHIKGHEHFPKEGGVLLCANHIDNLDPPIVGITSKRPVRFMGKEELFKKKWMGKLMKELNVFPVKRGMSDREAIRTGLKILKEGQVLGLFPEGTRSKNGELGKGLAGAGFFALRTDAAVVPCAIIGPYKLGKPLQVVYGPPIDMASLRERKASAEEATEAIMEAIAKLIKEHKG